From the genome of Nitrospira sp. CR1.1:
ATTCCATGCCACGTCATATCATAAGTGAAAGTGATTGATCTAATCAGAACAAACACTTTGACGCCTCAACCGGACAGGCACTAGGGTGAGACCGTTCACCCGAACGGCAGCCTCCCACGAGAGCGGAAGCGAACCACGTGCAGCAAATCATTGGCTTGATACGATCCATCCAGGTGGGGCTTCCTGAGCACGGCCACCCGGAATGCCTTGAAGATCGGCCGCCACAACCGTGGACGACCGGTATCTTCAAGCATCCTGTTCGCGGGCCAATCCGCCTGCAGCCGCATAACCTGGACGGTGATGGCCAGGCAGATCTGGTTCACCATGGAGGCCTCGACAAGGCCGTATGCGTGTATCCATCCGAACACTGGTTTCACTGGGGCAGTATTCTGCCGCAGCAACAACTGATCGGCGGCGAGTTCGGTGAAAATTTCACGCTCGAAGGACTCACGGAAGCGGACGTCTGCATTGGAGACATTTTTTCAGTCGGGTCTGCCGTCGTCCAACTCTCTCAACCACGCCAGCCCTGCTGGAAGCTGGCCCGGCGCTGGCAGATCAAGGATCTGGCGGTGCAGGTTGAGCAGACCGGATTCACCGGGTGGTATTTTCGAGTCCTCCAAGAAGGACTCGTCGAATCAACTATCCCGCTGCGCC
Proteins encoded in this window:
- a CDS encoding MOSC domain-containing protein, which codes for MQVGLPEHGHPECLEDRPPQPWTTGIFKHPVRGPIRLQPHNLDGDGQADLVHHGGLDKAVCVYPSEHWFHWGSILPQQQLIGGEFGENFTLEGLTEADVCIGDIFSVGSAVVQLSQPRQPCWKLARRWQIKDLAVQVEQTGFTGWYFRVLQEGLVESTIPLRLIDRPYPEWTVTTANRIMHHERGNQKAAEHLSLCPLLSSSWQHTLRQRSLQQNSPDPQRRQFGDPHS